The Lolium rigidum isolate FL_2022 chromosome 2, APGP_CSIRO_Lrig_0.1, whole genome shotgun sequence genomic interval CGACGGCCAGAAGCAGCGCACCGCCACCCGCCCCGGCGACTGCTCCCCGCAATGGAACCAGACGCTGCTCTTCGACGTCCGCCAGGAGGACCCGGCCGACATCCCCACCGTGGAGGTGTCCGTGCTCCACGACCGCCGCCTCACCGACCACAACGCCGTCCGCGCCAGCGTCTTCCTCGGCCGCGTCCGCCTCGCTGGGGACTCCGTGGCCCCGTCGCCCGACGAGGCCATGCCGCAGCGCTACCCGCTGGAGAAGCGCGGCCTGTTCTCGCGCGTGTCCGGGGACATCGCGCTCCGGCTGTACATCCTCGATGAGCGCGGTGATCGCGCCGCTGCTTCTAATGCTCCGATGAACAATCAAGAGCAGCAAAACCAGCAGGAGCAGCGTGCCGAGCCTGCTGCGGCAAGCATGGATCCTGATAGGATCGTTAGGAACACCTTCGCCGCCGTGCCATCCGAAGCGCAGGCGGCCGAGTACAGGGGGCAGAGCAACCACGAGCAGCAGTCACGCGTCTTCCGCGCCGTGCCCTCTTCAGCAGAGCCTCGCCGCGCTACGTTTCACGCCGTGCCGGCGCCGGGTGCTCCGCCAAAAGGAGGCTCGGCGCCAGCCCCGGCACCAGGCTCCAACTACGGCCTCGTGGAGACCAAGCCGCCGCTTCCGGCCAAGATGCCGCGCTCCTCCGCGACCAAGATCGCCTCCACCTACGACATGGTGGAGCCGATGAAGTACCTCTACGTGTCCGTCGTCAAGGCCCGGGACCTTCCCACCATGGACATCTCCGGCGCGCTGGACCCCTACGTCGAAGTAAAGCTCGGCAACTTCAAGGGCGTGACGCGGCACCTGGAGAAGAACGCCAACCCAGTGTGGCGGCAGACCTTCGCCTTCTCCGGCGCGCACCTCCAGGCCAGCCAGATCGAGATCATCGTCAAGGACAAGGACGTGGTCCGCGACGACTTCGTCGGCCGCGTCATCTTCGACATGTCCGACGTGCCCAGCAGGCTGCCGCCCGACTCACCGCTCGCGCCGCAGTGGTACAGCCTCTCCGACgcccacggcaacaagctccgCCACGGCAGTCACCACGGCTTCGGCGAGATCATGCTGGCGGTGTGGCTGGGCACGCAGGCCGACGAAGCGTTCCCGGAGGCGTGGCACTCGGACGCGCACTCGCTCTCGCTGGAAGGGCTAACCAACACGCGCGCCAAGGTGTACTACTCGCCCAAGCTCATCTACCTCAAGGTTAACGTCATCGCGGCGCAGGACCTGGTCCCAGCCGAGAAGGGCCGCCCGCTGGCGGCCACCATCACCAAGATTCAGATGGGGAACCAGATCCGGCGGACGAAGCCCCAAAGCGGGACGGCGAACCCGGCGTGGAACGAGGAGTTCATGTTCGTCGCCTGCGAGCCGTTCGAGGACCCGCTGgtggtgacggtggaggagaaggAGCCCATCGGCCGCTTGATCATCCCGGTCAATTCTCCCAACGTTCCGCGAAACGACCTGGCGAAATCCATCGCGTCCAAATGGTTCAGCCTGTCGCGCGGGATgacggtggaggaggcggcggcggacgtgACCACCAGCCTCAAGAACAGGGAGTCCTCCAAGACGTTCGCCAGCAAGATCCACCTCAAGATGAGCCTGGAGACGGCGTACCACGTGCTGGACGAGTCCACGCACTACTGCAGCGACCTGCAGCCGGCGGCGAAGAAGCTGCGGAAGAGCGCCATCGGCGTGCTGGAGGTCGGCATCCTCAGCGCGCGCAGCCTCGGAGGCAACAAGAACGCCTACTGCGTGGCCAAGTACGGCGCCAAGTGGGTGCGCACGCGGACGCTGCTGGGCACGGCGGCGCCGGCGTGGAACGAGCAGTACACGTGGGAGGTGTTCGACCTCAGCACCGTCTTCACCGTCGTCGTCTTCGACAACGCCAACCTCCACCACCATGGGGACGGAGGCGCCAAGGACTCGAGGATCGGCAAGGTGCGCGTCCGGCTCGCCACGCTGGAGTCCGACCGCGTGTACACGCACTACTACCCATTGATGGCGCTGAATCCGTCGGGGCTGAAGAAGACGGGGGAACTGCACCTCGCCGTCCGGTTCACGTGCACGGCCTGGGCCAACATGCTGGGGCAGTACGGCCGCCCGCTGCTGCCCAAGATGCACTACTCGAACCCGATCCCCGTTCTGCAGCTGGACTACCTCCGGTTCCAGGCGAtgaacatggtggcggcgcgcctGGGCAGGGCGGAGCCGCCGCTGCGGAGGGAGGTGGTAGAGTACATGCTGGACGTGGACTCGCACATGTACAGCCTGCGGCGGAGCAAGGCCA includes:
- the LOC124691642 gene encoding FT-interacting protein 7-like, with protein sequence MKLAVEVADASGLSPKDGTASCNAFVEVEFDGQKQRTATRPGDCSPQWNQTLLFDVRQEDPADIPTVEVSVLHDRRLTDHNAVRASVFLGRVRLAGDSVAPSPDEAMPQRYPLEKRGLFSRVSGDIALRLYILDERGDRAAASNAPMNNQEQQNQQEQRAEPAAASMDPDRIVRNTFAAVPSEAQAAEYRGQSNHEQQSRVFRAVPSSAEPRRATFHAVPAPGAPPKGGSAPAPAPGSNYGLVETKPPLPAKMPRSSATKIASTYDMVEPMKYLYVSVVKARDLPTMDISGALDPYVEVKLGNFKGVTRHLEKNANPVWRQTFAFSGAHLQASQIEIIVKDKDVVRDDFVGRVIFDMSDVPSRLPPDSPLAPQWYSLSDAHGNKLRHGSHHGFGEIMLAVWLGTQADEAFPEAWHSDAHSLSLEGLTNTRAKVYYSPKLIYLKVNVIAAQDLVPAEKGRPLAATITKIQMGNQIRRTKPQSGTANPAWNEEFMFVACEPFEDPLVVTVEEKEPIGRLIIPVNSPNVPRNDLAKSIASKWFSLSRGMTVEEAAADVTTSLKNRESSKTFASKIHLKMSLETAYHVLDESTHYCSDLQPAAKKLRKSAIGVLEVGILSARSLGGNKNAYCVAKYGAKWVRTRTLLGTAAPAWNEQYTWEVFDLSTVFTVVVFDNANLHHHGDGGAKDSRIGKVRVRLATLESDRVYTHYYPLMALNPSGLKKTGELHLAVRFTCTAWANMLGQYGRPLLPKMHYSNPIPVLQLDYLRFQAMNMVAARLGRAEPPLRREVVEYMLDVDSHMYSLRRSKANFNRVTSLFSGALAVGKWFDGICKWKNPLTTILVHVLFLILVCYPELILPTVFLYMFMIGVWNYRRRPRKPPHMDTVLSYAELASPDEFDEEFDTFPTTKPGDVVRMRYDRLRSVAGRVQTVVGDLAMQGERAQSLLSWRDPRATAIFVTLSLVVAIVLYVTPFQVVAVMAGLYLLRHPRFRSKQPSVPFNFYKRLPARGDMLL